CACGGGTATCAAACAGGCCGTCAAGTTCGGAGCTGAATTCGTGAAGGACAAGGCCGTGAATATCACTAAAGCCGACGGAGGGCTGAAAATCGAAACGGAGAACGGCAAATATGCGGCCAAGCATGTGATTCTTGCGACCGGTTTGGCGGTCGATTTGGCGGAAGCTATAGGTCTGCCGACGCTTCCCGGTACGGAGCCGCGCATCAAGTCGATCCTGAAGGTGGATGCCCAGGGTAGAACCGATCAAGAGGGAATTTGGGCTGCCGGCACTTGTGCGGGTGTCAGCATGCATACCATTATCACTGCCGGTGACGGGGCGAAGGTGGCCATCAATATCGTCAGCGAA
The Ferviditalea candida DNA segment above includes these coding regions:
- a CDS encoding NAD(P)/FAD-dependent oxidoreductase yields the protein MYDVAIIGAGPAGSSAALFTAKAGKATLLIDSDQSVTKRAWIENHYGVMEITGPDLFDTGIKQAVKFGAEFVKDKAVNITKADGGLKIETENGKYAAKHVILATGLAVDLAEAIGLPTLPGTEPRIKSILKVDAQGRTDQEGIWAAGTCAGVSMHTIITAGDGAKVAINIVSELNGQRYVDHDVLKS